Sequence from the Helianthus annuus cultivar XRQ/B chromosome 13, HanXRQr2.0-SUNRISE, whole genome shotgun sequence genome:
AGGGGTAGATGAGAAAAAGGCGCATACAATGAAAGCAATGATCTTCCAAACGTTACCGGGAGATATTCTAATGCAAGTTGCGCAATACGAAAGTGCAAAAGAAGTTTGGGATGCAATCGAAGTACGATATCTTGGAGCCGATATGGTTCAGAAAACGCGTCTGCAAACTTTGAGAAGTGAATTAGAAGCCTTAAAGATGGGAGAAAACGAAACAATAAGTAGTTTCGCAAGCATACAAGCAAGTTGGGGGGAATAAAATCCAAGTTTAAAAGCCTCAGTACCAccattaaagataaaaagattgtAAGGAAATTACTTATTCTATTCCGAAGAAGTTTTTACCGATTGTGGCATCCATCGAGCAGTATTCAGAAATAGATAAAATGACATTTGAGGAAGCAGTGGGTAGGATTACAGCATTTGAAGAACGCCTCAAGAGCCCAAACCAACCGGAGAACAATAATCTGTTAATTGCAAGTTCAGACAATCATTCCGAAAATTGGCATCATGGAAAAGGATGTGGCGATCAA
This genomic interval carries:
- the LOC110901043 gene encoding uncharacterized protein LOC110901043; translation: MKAMIFQTLPGDILMQVAQYESAKEVWDAIEVRYLGADMVQKTRLQTLRSELEALKMGENETISSFASIQKFLPIVASIEQYSEIDKMTFEEAVGRITAFEERLKSPNQPENNNLLIASSDNHSENWHHGKGCGDQNHGRGRRGSSFRGGRGRGRNIDRGKRDKSELKCYECSEFGHFAYECSKRKDKEKEKDEEAHLALEEEPMLLQVKQLEDL